The segment GAGTACGCGGCGCAGTGCGCGACCGAGGCGGTCAGGCCCAACTCCGGTACGCTCCACCGCCGGTGCTCGTCCCGGGCCAGCTCGCGGGGCGACAGCCGGACCCCGTGCAGGTCGGCCACCGCCTCGGTGATCAGCCACCGGCCGGCGTCGTTCAGCCGGTGGCCCATCCGGTCCCGGGGCAGCCGCGGGTGGTGGGTGACCAGGCAGTCCACGACCGCCTCCTGCACCCCCGCCGGGGTCCGCTCCGCCACGGCGGCCGGAGCGACCGGGGCCCACCCGGCATCGGCCGCCGGCCGGGCCGCCGCGGGAACGGGGGCGGTGCGGGTGGTGATGGAGCCGGGGGCCGCGAGGAGGGCCGGAACCGGCCGCCCCCCGCCCACCAGCCGGGCGGTGGCCCGGCGCGCGGTGAGACAGGCCCCGGCCAGTCGGCGGCCGACGCCACCGGCCCCGGGACCCCCGGCGACCGAGCCGTCCCCCGCCGACGGCCCTCCCGCCGGGGACGGGGCCGCGGGCGCCGGAGCGGCCGACGGGCCGTCGGCGGCGGCGGGTTGCGCCGCCGGGGCGGGCCGCGCCCCTGGCCGAACGACCGGACCGCCGCCGGCAGACCTGGTCGTCCCGACCGTCGACGACGGTCCTGAAGGCGTGGGTCGACCGTCCCGCCGGACCCCCGCCGGGGCCCGGGAGGCGGCTTCGCCCGCCGGGGCCGACTGCCGCTCCGGCCGAGCAGCCGCCGGGCTTCCACCGGCCCGGCCGACCACCGACGGGCCCTCGCCCGAGGCGAGTCGACCGCCCGGCCGAGCCACCGCCGGGCTGCTCGCCGACGACCGTCCCGCCGGAGCGGACTGCTGCTCCGGCCGGGCCCCCGCCGGGTCGCCACCGGCCGCCCCGTCCGTCGGCGGCCGTCCGGCCCGGGCGGGTCGGCCGTCCGGCTGCGGGTCCGCCGGGTGGCGGGCGGCGGCGTGGAGGGCCGGGCCGAGGCGGAGGGACCGGCCGGCGGTGAGGGCGGAGGTGGGGGGCGGGGGTGTCCGTCGGGGGGTCATCAGGCCCTCGCGTCGAACACTGCGGCGGCGTAGGAGCCGCCGTAGGCGAAGCTGGAGAGCAGGAGGCGTCCGGCGGGGGCGTCGCCCGCGAGGGCGGCGACCAGGCCGAGGGCGCCGGCGGAGCCGTAGGTCTCGCCGAGCTGGGCCTTGGGGGTGCGGGTGGGGCGTTCGGCGAGGCCGGCCAGGGTGAGGGCGCGGCGCTGGGCGAGGTCGACCAGGCGGTAGCCGGAGGCGGCGGAGACCACGGTGTCGATCTGCTCGGGGGTGCTGTCGGCTTCGGCGAGGGCGGCGCGCAGGGCGCGGGCCCAGGCTTCGCCGTCGCGGCCGATCCGGCCGATGCCGGCCGCCTCGCCGGAGGCCCCGAAGCCGCGGACGTCCGCCAGGACGTTCGCGCCGCGGGCGGCGGCGGAGGCTTCGGACTCGAGCAGGATCGCGGCGGCGCCCTCGGAGAGGACGGTGCCGGTGCCGCCGCCGGGGACGACGTGCGGGGTCTTCGCGTAGCCGGGCAGCCGGGCCTGGGTGGCGAGGGCCTGGGCGGGGAACTCGTCGGCGACCACGACCATGATCCGGTCGGCCATGCCGCGGGCGATGACCCGGGCGGCGAGCTGCAGGGCGAGGACCGAGGAGGTGCCGCCGTTGGCGATGGTGGCGGTGTAGCCGCGGTAGCGGTGCAGCATCGCGACGTGGCCGGCGGCGGCGTTGACGACGGTGTTGGCGAACATCGCCGGGTTGGCGCCGGTGATGCCCTGTTCCAGCACGCCCTGGTGGAAGTTGAGGACGGAGGTGACGGGGCCGTAGCCGGTGGCGAAGACGATGCCGGTGCCCTCGGCCTCGGCCCGGGAGGGCTTGCCGTGGCGGTCGTACAGGTCGCCGACGGCGCCGGCGGCGAGCACGCCGAGCGGGTCCATCCGGCGGGCCTTGCTGGGGTTGAGCCGCTTGGTGACGGCCTTGACGTCGATCCGGCCGATCGGGCGCTCGCCGATCCCGGCGACCTCTTCGAGGGTGTCGAAGCCGATCCGGCCCTCGGCGAGGGCGGCGGTCAGTTCGGCGGTGGAGCCGGCCGAGCCGGCCAGGCCGGCCACGCCGGTGACCACGACGTGGTGCACGGGCTGGGTGTGCCGGGCCGAACGGGCGGGCCGGCCGGGCTTGTTGAGGACGATGGTGGCGTTGTTGCCGCCGAACGCGAAGGAGTTGGAGGCGACCACCTCGAGCGGCGCGGGCCGCCCGTTGTCGGGGACGATGTCCAGGCCGAACGGGGAGGCGGTGCCGCGGGTGTTGACGGTCGGCGGGATGACGCCCCGGTCGATGGCCATGGTGGAGACGATCGCCTCGACCGCGCCGGCCGCGCCCAGGGTGTGGCCGAGCATCGACTTGGTGGAGCTGGCGGGCGGCAGTTCGGTGCCGAACAGCAGCTTCACGGCCTTGGGCTCGGACACGTCGTTGGCGGGGGTGCCGGTGCCGTGCAGGTTGACGTAGTCGACGTCCTGCGGCTCCAGGCCGGCGGTCCTGAGGGCCTGGGCCATCGCGGCGGCCGCGCCCTTGCCGCTCGGGTCGGGGGCGGTCTGGTGGTAGCCGTCGCAGGAGAGGCCGTAGCCGCCGAGTTCGGCGAGCGGGGCGGCGCCGCGGGCGGCGGCCCGTTCGACCGACTCCAGGACCATGAAGCCCGCGCCCTCGCCGAGGGTGAGCCCGGTGGAGGCGGACATCGGCGCGCACGGCTCGGGGTCGAGCGCGCCGAGGGCGGAGAAGCCGTACGCGGAGAGTTCGGCCAGCGGGTCGACGCCGCCGCAGATGACGTGGTCGACCTCGCCCTTCCAGAGCAGTTCGGCGGCGTAGCCGAGGGCCACGGCGCTGGCCGCGCAGGCGTTGGAGAGCACGATCCGCGGGCCGCGCAGGTCGAACTCGGCGGCGATGTAGTCGCCGACGCACGGGAGTTGGGAGGCGGCGGCGGCCGGGGCGTCCAGCTCGCCGTTCTTGACCAGGCCGCGGTGGACGTTCTCCAGGGTCGGCATCGCGCCGAGGCTGGAGCCGACCACCACGGCGACCCGGTCGCGGTCCACGGTGTCCAGGTCGAGGCCGGAGGTGCGCAGGGCCTCGCGGATCGCGGTGGCGGCCAGCGCGTAGCAGCGGTCGAGGTCGGCGGGCTGCTCGGCGGTGACCATGCCGGCCCAGTCGGTGAGCAGCTCGGTGGTGTCGAACAGGGTGTTGGTCTTGATGCCGGAGACGCCCTGGGAGATGGCGGCCCAGCTCTTCTCGACGTCGTCTCCGGCGCCGGTGATCAGGCCGAGCCCGGTGAGGGCGATGCGTTCGGTGGTGGTGTCGGTCATCAGTGGATCCGGGTGGTGAGGGAGCGGGCGATGACGCGGGGCTGGGTGACGGTGCGCAGCGGGGTCACGGCGGCGTCGCCGGCGGCGAGCTCCAGGCCGGGGACCCAGAACGGGGCGTCCAGCAGGGCGACGACCAGTTCCTCCTCGGCGTTGGCGGAGGGGGCCTGCCAGACGACGGTGCCGACCTGCTGCCCGCCCGCGGTGACCGGGGTGCCGGCCGGGACGACGGCGCCGGCCGGGGCGGCCAGGGCGGTGGTCTTGGCGGTCTCGGAGGTGGGCTTGACCAGTTCCTCGGAGCCCTGGAACTCGCCGATCCGGTTCCAGTCGACCATCCAGGCCAGGTCGGCCTCGTGCACCGGCAGCCCGCCGAAGCCGGCCGCGTAGACGGACATCCCGGCCTCGGCCTGGACCCGGGCGAGGCCCTGCTCGCCGACCTCGGCGCCGTCCTCGGCGGTGACCGCGTCGAGGACCGCGGCGTGGGCGGCCTCGGGGGCGTTGGAGAGCAGCAGGTAGCCGTACTCGCCGGTGGTGCCGACCCGGGCGAGGTGGGCCAGCGCGGCGGGCTCGCCGGGGACGGCGGACTCGGTGACGCCGTGCAGGGTCAGGCCGGAGATGTCGAACTCGACGAACTTGGCGGCGGCGGCCCAGGCGTGCGGGCCCTCGAAGGCGCTGGCGCCCCAGCCCTCGGGGGCGACCTCGACGGTGGCGTCGGCGGGGGCGTCGACGGCCTCCAGGTAGGCGGTGAGCTGCTCGGCGGTGACGGGGGTGCGGGGCAGCAGCCAGGAGTCGTCGCCGATCTCGAAGTGCAGCAGGACGGCGAACGGGGTGCCGTCGGTGTTCAGCGCCAGGGCCTCGCGGACGCTGTCCGGCTCGACGTACTCGCTGGACTTGGCCAGGAACAGGTCGAGGAACTCGTAGCGGTCGCCGCCGGAGACCCGGACCAGCGGGGCGGTGATCCGGTAGGCGCCGATGGCGGTGCGGACGGTGGTGTAGTCGTCCTGCGCGGTGCGGGCGGGGGCGGTGGTCATGGTTCTTCGGTGTCCTTTCGAGGAGTTGACGGTGCGTCAGATTGCGGGTGCGGGGTGGACGGACAGCTGCCAGGCGGCTTCGGTGCCGGCCGCGGCGCAGCCGATCAGCAGTCCGGAGGAGGTGGTGCGCAGGACGATCTCCTGGGTGCCGGGGTCGCCCGCGGGGGCGACGTGCAGCCAGTGGCCGCTGCTGAGCCGGACCGCGGCGGCGGCGGCCCAGACCTGCCGGAAGCCGGCGCTGTCCAGTTCGCGGCGGGTGCCGGCGGAGTCGAGCACCACGGCGGTGTCGGCCGGGGTGTCGGGGGTGAGCCACAGGACGGTCTCCTCGTCCGCGCCGGGGGCGTGGACGTCGATCCGGACCGGCCGGGCGCACTGCTCGGGGGCGGTGACCTCCCAGCTGATCCGCTCCTGCGGGGCGGCCAGGCCGAGCGGGTGCTTCTGCTCCCAGGCGGGTTCGGTCGGGACGCCCCAGCCGAGGCCGGTGGCGAGGCTGTGCCGGTGGTGCTCGCGGGTGACCCACGCTCCGGCGCTCCAGCGCGGGTTGCAGCCGAAGGGCCGGGTGCGGGGGGCGGGGCTGCGCAGCACCTTGGTGCCGTCCTCGGTCCAGCCGGTGATCCCGCCGGCCGCCGCCTTGACGGTCAGCTTGCGCTGCCCGTCGAGGGGTCGGGCGTCCGCGGCCGGTCGGGTCGCGGCGGGGCGGGGGCCGGTGGCGAGCTCGGTGCGCAGGCGGGCGGTGCCGTCGGCGTCGGGCTCGAGGTGGCGTTCGACCAGGGTGGTGGTGATCAGCCGGACGGGGTGGCCGGCCGGGAGTTCCACCCGGTTGGTGCCGTCGGTCCAGGCGAGGGCGCTGCCGGCCGGGGCGGTGCGGGCGGCCGCGACCACCTCGGAGGTGTCGCGGACGCCGAGGCCGGTGCCGATCGGGTGCTGTTCGGCGGTGCCGTCGGGGCCGGTCAGGGTGAAGTCGCCCTGGCGCAGTCCGACGGTCTGGAAGATCCGGCCGGGCCGGGTGGTGTAGCGGAACTCCTGGTGCAGCACCCCCTGGTGCAGGGTGAGGGTTCCGGTGACCAGGTTGCCGCCGGTGTGCTCGGAGACCCGCACGCCGTGGTCGACCGGCTCGATCTCCAGCTCCCGGGCCTGGCCCTCGCGCCAGCCGGCCGAGCGGTCGGCCTCGGCGCTGGGCCAGGTGGAGACGAACACTGGTCCGTGGTGGCCCTCGGCGTGCACGGTGAGGGTGCCTTCGGCGGCGTCCAGTTCGGCGGTCAGGCCGTGGTCGCCGAAGCGGTGCGGCTGCCCGTCGCCGGGGGCCTTGACCTGGTAGGGCGGTTCGGCGATCCGCAGCTGCCGGGTGGTGTCGTCGGGGCCGGTGAGGGCCGCGTCGAGCATCAGGCCGCGGTCCACGTCGATGGTGGCGGTGAGCTTGAAGGTGCCGAGGGCCAGAGCGTAGGCGACGGTCCGGATTCCGTCCACCATCCTTACGTCGGAACGGAGTTCGCCGTCCCGGCCGTCGGTGACGTTGCCGAAGCTGCTGAGCTTGCCGAGTTCCGCCACGGCCTCGGGGCCGAGGTCGTGGAAGACGCTGCGCAGGATCAGCGGGATGTAGTTGTGCAGTTCGACGTTGCCGTCCTCGCCGGGGACGGTCTCGCCGACCGAGACGCAGCCGACCCGCCGGTAGAGCTTGAAGGCGACGGTGTTGGCCGGGTTGACGGTGAGGCGCAGCACCAGGCAGCCGCAGCGCATCATCCATTCGACGGCCTCGGTGAACAGCCGGCCGGTGATGACGCCGTTGCGGTAGGCCGGGGCGACGAAGAACATGTCGGCGATCAGTTCGCCGGCCCGGGCGGAGCGCCGTCCGGTGCTGTGGAACAGCCCGAAGGTGCCCACCACGCGGCCGTCCTCGGCGGCGATCAGGAAGGTCGCGGTGTCGCGTTCGGCGAGTTCGCGCTCCAGTTCGGCGCCGGTGATTCCGCCCGCCACCGGGTTGGGGTTGTCGCGGTGCCGGTTGTACAGCTCGGCGATGTCGTGCGCGTCGCCCTCCTGGTAGGGGCGGATCGTGATGGACATGGCACACCTCCTTGTCTGTGCTGGTCCGCTGGGGTGACGCCGGGTCAGCCCTTGCGTTCGGTGGTGACGATCAGCGAGCCGGCCGCGGCGAGTTCGGTGCCGACCGAGGCCCGGACCGAGACCGAGCGCAGGCCGCCGAGCTTCTGGCCGAGCTTGGCGTCGAGGGTGAGCTGGTCGCCGGGGACGACCAGCCGGGAGAACTTCATCGAGCTGATCGAGCCGAGGTAGCCGACGCTGGCCGACGGGTCGGCGGGCTCCTCCCCGGCGGCGGGGGCCGGGGCCTCCAGCAGTTCGGCGACGTAGACCACGGCGACCAGTTGGGCCATCGCCTCGACGATCATCACGCCGGGCATGATCGAGTGGTCGGGGTAGTGGCCGGCGAAGAACGGCTCGTTCACCGAGACGCTCTTGACGCCGCGTCCGGAGACGCCGGGGACCACGTCGTAGGCGCGGTCGATCATCAGCATCGGCCAGCGGTGCGGGAGCATCCGCTTGATGTCGTCGGAGGAGTAGGCGAAGGTCTTCGGCTTCTCCCGGCCGGCCGTCTTGGCGGCGGCCGCGGCCCTGGCGGGGGCGGGGGCGGTGGTCACGGTCAGACCTCGCGGGCTTCGATGAAGTCGACCAGGGCGTTGATGGAGCCGAAGGCCTCGAAGTCGTCGTCGCTGATCAGCACGTCGTACTCGTTGTTGATCATGACGACGATCTCCAGGGTGTCCAGCGAGTCCATCTCCAGGCCGCGGCCGAACAGCGGCTGGTTGTCGGAGACGACCTCGGCCTCGGCGTCCAGGCCCAGGCGCTCGATGATCATCGACTTGATCTTCAGGTTCTTCTCCAGGCGCTGCTCGGCCTGGGTCCGGACGTCCTCGAAGGTGGCGGTGGACATGGTGGGGCTTCCTCTCGGTGGGAGTTGGTGGAACGTCAGTTCGAACGGAGGGGGGTCAGCTGTAGAGCATCCCGCCGTCGACGGTGAGCACCTTGGCGGTGATGTACGAGGCCGCCGGGCCGGCCAGGAAGACCGCCGCCTGCGCGACCTCCTCCGGGGTGCCCATCCGGCCCAGCGGGATCGCCGCCGCGGCCTCCTTCAGCTGGGCCCGGGGCACCTTCTTCACCATGTCGGTGTCGATGAAGCCCGGCGCGACCACGTTGACCCGGATGTTCTTCGGCGCGCCCTCGTAGGCGAGCGTCTTGGCCATCGCGATCACCCCGCCCTTGGAGGCGGCGTAGTTGGCCTGGCCGACCCGGCCGGCGATGCCGGAGGTGGAGGCGATGAAGACGATCGAGCCGCCGGAGGCGTACATCTGCTTGGTGGCCTCGCGGGCGGTCAGGAACGCGCCCGTCAGGTTGGTGGAGATCACCTCCTGCCACTTGGCGGCGCTCATCGCCGCGAAGTGGCCGTCGGCGGTGATGCCCGAGTTGAGGACCGCGACGTCCACCCCGCCCCAGGCGGTGCGGATCTCCTTGTACATCGCGGTGACCTGCGCCTCGTCCGAGACGTCGGCCCGCACCAGCAGGGCGCGGCGGCCCAGGCCCTCGATCTTCTCCGCCAGCTGCTCGGCCTTACCGGCGCTGGAGCGGTAGTTGAGCGCGACGTCGCAGCCGTGCTCGGCGAGCTGGAGGGCGATGGCCGCGCCGATGCCGCGGGAGGCGCCGGTGACGACGGCCCGGGTGCCCTCGGGGAAGAGACCGGTCATGCCGCGCTCCCGGTGAGGTTGGAGGTGACCTTGTGGGTGCCCGGGTCGAAGCCCTCGGCCTCGGTGCCGAGCCCGGCCTTCTCGGCGGCGTTCAGCACCGCCTCGGCGACGGCCAGGTCGAGCACCCCGAGGCCGAACGGGGAGAACACCACGGTGCGGGCGTCGGCGGGGAGTTCGGCGGTGCCGTCGAGCAGCGCGCCGATCTCGGCGGTGACGAAGCGGCGGTGGCCGGCCTGCTGCTCGGCCTTGTGCAGCGAGGTCTGCTCGCGGATCGCGTGGTCGGCGTCGTCGACCACGTTGACCGCGCCGAGCACCGAGCCGACCGACAGGTCGCGCAGCGACAGGTGCAGCACCACCTGACCGTGCGGGCGCTGCGGGTGGTCGGCGAGGTCGAGCCAGTACGAGGAGTCGGTGGTGGCGATCGACACCGTGTCGGCGGTCAGCACCTGGCCGAGCGCGGCGGCCCGGAAGGACAGGTGCGGGTACTCGGCGGCCAGTTCGGCGGCGAACACCTCGGCCCGCTCCGGGAAGGCGTCCTGCAGCAGGACGGTCTCCAGCTCCTCGTGCACCTGGTCGAGGAAGTGCACCACCCGCTGGTTGATGGTGCCGCAGCCGACCAGGCCGACCGTGCGGACCTCGCGCCCGGCGTTCAGCAGGCCGGAGGCGAGCGCCGCGCCGGCCGCGGTGCGCACCGCGGAGATCTGGCTGCCCTCCATCAGGGCGAGCGGGTAGCCGGACTCCAGGTCGTTCAGGATGCACAGCGAACTGGCGCGCTGCATCCCGCGCTTGACGTTCTCCGGGAAGGACGAGATCCACTTCAGGCCCATCACCGGGGCCGGGCCGCCGAGGTAGGCGGGCAGCGCGATGATCCGCGAGTCGGAGCGGTGCAGCGGGCGCAGGAAGGTCGAGAAGGGGAGGTCGGACTTGCCCTGGCCGTGCAGCACGTAGGCGTTGCGGACCAGGTCGACGACGGTGGCGTCGAGGCCCGCCAGGGCGGTCCGGACGTCCTCCCGGCCGAGGATCCTCATATCGTTTCTCTCTCTTGCTCGGTGGGCGGCAGGTACTGCCGGAGGTAGGACTCGACCCACTGGTCGTCGTAGATGGTGTCGAGGTAGCGGTCGCCGCCGTCCGGGAGCACCGCCACGCAGGTGGAGCCGGGCTCGATCCAGGAGGCGGACTGCCCGATCGCGGCGATCACCGCGCCGGAGGAGCCGCCGGCCAGGATCGACTCCTCGGCGAGCAGGCTGCGGCAGCCGCGGATGCACTCCGAGTCGGTCACCTTGACCACCCGGTCGGCCAGGCCCGGCCTGAGCAGGGCGGGGACGACGGCCGCGCCGTGGCCGGGGATGGTGCGCCGGTGGGAGGACTCCCAGGGCTCCGGCGGGCCGAAGATCACGCTGCCGACGGCGTCCACCGCGACCACCCGGGTGGGCAGTTGCTGGTCGTGCAGGTACTCGGCGCAGCCGCGCAGCGTGCCGGTGGTGCCGGCCGCCAGGAACAGGTAGTCGGGGGCGGCGGGCAGCGCCTCGACGATCTCGCGCATGGTGCCGTGGTGGGCCCGCGCGTTGTCCTCGTTGGCGTACTGGTTGGGCCACCAGGCGTCGGGGAGGGTGTCCAGCAGGTGCCGGACCCGGGCGATCCGGGCCGGCAGGTACTCGCCGGTGGCGGGGTCGCGGTGCTCGACCACCTCCACCTTGGCGCCGTAGGCCCGCATGATGGCGAGGTTCTGCGGGGTGGTGCGCGGGTCGACCACGATGACCAGGCCGAGCCGGTGGAAGTTGCACAGCTGGGCGAGCGCGATGCCCAGGTTCCCGGAGGAGGACTCCACCACGGTGGAGACGCCGGGGACGATCCGGCCGGTGGCGATCGCCTGCTCGACCATCGACTTGGCGGCGCGGTCCTTGATGGAACCGCCGGGGTTGAACCGCTCGCACTTGGCGTACACCTGGAAGCGGGCGGGCGGGAAGAGTCGGTCCAGCGCCACCAGCGGGGTTCCGCCGATCGTGGCGACGATGTCGGGGTCCGACGGCCGGTGCGGGCGGGCCCGCACCGTGGCGCCGTCGGGGACGAGCACGGTCATTGGGGCACCTCTCGGCTGATCTGGAGCCGCAGCTCACTGACGTAGCGCTCGCCGTCGGCGTCGGGCAGCCAGGACTCCTCGGTGGCCGGCAGCGGCTCGCTGACGGTCACCCCGGCGTCCGGGTCGGCCTGCACTGCCCGGCGGACGAGGTTGGCGAAGGAGAGCACCAGCGCGGGGCTGGTGAAGTCGACCAGGGAGGGCTTGGTCTCCTCGGGGAACTTGACGAAGGCCCGGTCCGGCAGGCCGTGGTCGGCCACCCAGCGGCGCACCGCCAGGTAGTCGCGGTGCCGGTCGGCCTTGCCGGGCAGCGCCAGGCCGGCCAGCGGCACCCGCCAGGTCTCCCGGAACAGCACCAGGTCGTCGAGGGTGACCCGGGGGGCGTGCGGGCGGTCCAGGCCGATCTTGAAGGCGTCGCAGGCGATGATCGAGATCAGTACGGCGAGCAGTTCGGACAGCGAGCGGGAGCGGCCGTCGGCGGTGGTCGCGGTGACGGTGCCGTCCTGCTCGGCGAGCGTGACGGAGACCGCGGGCTCGATCCGGCCGCGCTGGTCGAACGGGGCGCGGGTGAAGCCGATCAGCCGGTCGCCCTCGCCGATCGGGGCGGGCACCATGCGGCCGCTGTTGCGCTTCCAGCCGACCGGGAGCAGCGGCACCAGGCGTTCGGCGCCGATCGCCCGGTTGACCTTGTCGCGCACCGAGCCGCCGCCGGCCGTCCAGTCCAGGAAGGGCAGGTCGAGGGTGGCCAGGCAGGCGTGCATCTCGCCGAGCACCACCAGGTGCTCGCCCGCGTTGACGGCGTCGACCGAGCGGGCCACCACCTGGAGGTCGGGGCTGTGCACGGCCAGGTGCGGGGAGCGCACCGGCCCGGTGGCGAACACCTCGCGGGCCCGGTCGGCGATCCGGTCGACCGCCAGGTCGACCCGGGTGGCGCCCTCGGGCACCTCCCCGATCACCTCGCGCCACTTCAGGGCGAGTTCCCGGACGGCCTGCTGCACGGGGTGGTCGTGCTCGCCCCAGAACAGCGCCAGGGTCTGCGGCCAGACGTCGGCCAGGGTGACGGCGGCGCCGGCGGGCAGCCGGCCGGCGGCCTTGCGGACGAAGCCGGCCACCTCGGCCTCGACGAGTTCGGCGAGCCGGTTGCCGAACCAGTCGGCGGCGTCGGCGACCAGGGCGAGCGGGCGGGCGATGCCGTCCAGGAAGTCCCGGCCGAGCTCCATCCGGCAGTCCCGCAGCGCGTCCTGGTAGCTGAGGGTGCGTCCGGCGTACGCCTTGCCCTCCTCGCGGGAGGCGGCCTGGCCGGTCACCTCGACGAAGTGGGCGTCCAGCGCGTCCAGCGCCTCGACCAGCTGCTCGGCGGTCCGGGCCCGGTGCACGGCGTCCTTGAGCCGGGCGAGTTCGGTGAGCACCGCGTCGTAGCGGACGAACAGGGCGGGGTCGCCGATCGCGTCGACCCGGCGGCGCAGCACCTCCTCGGCCCGGACGTCGACCGGGATGTTGGCGTCCCAGCCGAGGACCCGCTGGCGCAGCAGCCGGCCCAGCGCCTTCTCGACCCGCTGGTGGGCGGTGGCGGCGTCCCAGCCGTGCTCGGCGACCAGCAGGTCGGTGAGCTGCTCGGCGTTGCGGTCGCCGTCGGCGAGCCGCAGCAGCTGGGCCTCCTCGGGGCGCAGCCGCAGCACCTTGCGGGTGGGGAGCACCAGCTGCTCGCCGTCCAGGTGGACGTCGGGGCGCAGCATCGGCGGGAACCACCAGCGGGCGCCGGGCTGTTCGGCCATCCAGTCGGCGACCGCGGCGACCGTCCAGCGTTCCAGGGCGGTGTGCGAGGCGGCGACCAGGGCGGGGCCGTTCTCGATGGTGATGGCGCGGTCGGTGCGGCCGACGCCGATCCAGGCGGCGGGGCCGAAGAAGCCGAT is part of the Kitasatospora cineracea genome and harbors:
- a CDS encoding beta-ketoacyl-[acyl-carrier-protein] synthase family protein; amino-acid sequence: MTDTTTERIALTGLGLITGAGDDVEKSWAAISQGVSGIKTNTLFDTTELLTDWAGMVTAEQPADLDRCYALAATAIREALRTSGLDLDTVDRDRVAVVVGSSLGAMPTLENVHRGLVKNGELDAPAAAASQLPCVGDYIAAEFDLRGPRIVLSNACAASAVALGYAAELLWKGEVDHVICGGVDPLAELSAYGFSALGALDPEPCAPMSASTGLTLGEGAGFMVLESVERAAARGAAPLAELGGYGLSCDGYHQTAPDPSGKGAAAAMAQALRTAGLEPQDVDYVNLHGTGTPANDVSEPKAVKLLFGTELPPASSTKSMLGHTLGAAGAVEAIVSTMAIDRGVIPPTVNTRGTASPFGLDIVPDNGRPAPLEVVASNSFAFGGNNATIVLNKPGRPARSARHTQPVHHVVVTGVAGLAGSAGSTAELTAALAEGRIGFDTLEEVAGIGERPIGRIDVKAVTKRLNPSKARRMDPLGVLAAGAVGDLYDRHGKPSRAEAEGTGIVFATGYGPVTSVLNFHQGVLEQGITGANPAMFANTVVNAAAGHVAMLHRYRGYTATIANGGTSSVLALQLAARVIARGMADRIMVVVADEFPAQALATQARLPGYAKTPHVVPGGGTGTVLSEGAAAILLESEASAAARGANVLADVRGFGASGEAAGIGRIGRDGEAWARALRAALAEADSTPEQIDTVVSAASGYRLVDLAQRRALTLAGLAERPTRTPKAQLGETYGSAGALGLVAALAGDAPAGRLLLSSFAYGGSYAAAVFDARA
- a CDS encoding aminomethyltransferase family protein codes for the protein MTTAPARTAQDDYTTVRTAIGAYRITAPLVRVSGGDRYEFLDLFLAKSSEYVEPDSVREALALNTDGTPFAVLLHFEIGDDSWLLPRTPVTAEQLTAYLEAVDAPADATVEVAPEGWGASAFEGPHAWAAAAKFVEFDISGLTLHGVTESAVPGEPAALAHLARVGTTGEYGYLLLSNAPEAAHAAVLDAVTAEDGAEVGEQGLARVQAEAGMSVYAAGFGGLPVHEADLAWMVDWNRIGEFQGSEELVKPTSETAKTTALAAPAGAVVPAGTPVTAGGQQVGTVVWQAPSANAEEELVVALLDAPFWVPGLELAAGDAAVTPLRTVTQPRVIARSLTTRIH
- a CDS encoding GNAT family N-acetyltransferase gives rise to the protein MSITIRPYQEGDAHDIAELYNRHRDNPNPVAGGITGAELERELAERDTATFLIAAEDGRVVGTFGLFHSTGRRSARAGELIADMFFVAPAYRNGVITGRLFTEAVEWMMRCGCLVLRLTVNPANTVAFKLYRRVGCVSVGETVPGEDGNVELHNYIPLILRSVFHDLGPEAVAELGKLSSFGNVTDGRDGELRSDVRMVDGIRTVAYALALGTFKLTATIDVDRGLMLDAALTGPDDTTRQLRIAEPPYQVKAPGDGQPHRFGDHGLTAELDAAEGTLTVHAEGHHGPVFVSTWPSAEADRSAGWREGQARELEIEPVDHGVRVSEHTGGNLVTGTLTLHQGVLHQEFRYTTRPGRIFQTVGLRQGDFTLTGPDGTAEQHPIGTGLGVRDTSEVVAAARTAPAGSALAWTDGTNRVELPAGHPVRLITTTLVERHLEPDADGTARLRTELATGPRPAATRPAADARPLDGQRKLTVKAAAGGITGWTEDGTKVLRSPAPRTRPFGCNPRWSAGAWVTREHHRHSLATGLGWGVPTEPAWEQKHPLGLAAPQERISWEVTAPEQCARPVRIDVHAPGADEETVLWLTPDTPADTAVVLDSAGTRRELDSAGFRQVWAAAAAVRLSSGHWLHVAPAGDPGTQEIVLRTTSSGLLIGCAAAGTEAAWQLSVHPAPAI
- the fabZ gene encoding 3-hydroxyacyl-ACP dehydratase FabZ, whose protein sequence is MTTAPAPARAAAAAKTAGREKPKTFAYSSDDIKRMLPHRWPMLMIDRAYDVVPGVSGRGVKSVSVNEPFFAGHYPDHSIMPGVMIVEAMAQLVAVVYVAELLEAPAPAAGEEPADPSASVGYLGSISSMKFSRLVVPGDQLTLDAKLGQKLGGLRSVSVRASVGTELAAAGSLIVTTERKG
- a CDS encoding acyl carrier protein encodes the protein MSTATFEDVRTQAEQRLEKNLKIKSMIIERLGLDAEAEVVSDNQPLFGRGLEMDSLDTLEIVVMINNEYDVLISDDDFEAFGSINALVDFIEAREV
- the fabG gene encoding 3-oxoacyl-ACP reductase FabG, giving the protein MTGLFPEGTRAVVTGASRGIGAAIALQLAEHGCDVALNYRSSAGKAEQLAEKIEGLGRRALLVRADVSDEAQVTAMYKEIRTAWGGVDVAVLNSGITADGHFAAMSAAKWQEVISTNLTGAFLTAREATKQMYASGGSIVFIASTSGIAGRVGQANYAASKGGVIAMAKTLAYEGAPKNIRVNVVAPGFIDTDMVKKVPRAQLKEAAAAIPLGRMGTPEEVAQAAVFLAGPAASYITAKVLTVDGGMLYS
- the sbnB gene encoding 2,3-diaminopropionate biosynthesis protein SbnB, yielding MRILGREDVRTALAGLDATVVDLVRNAYVLHGQGKSDLPFSTFLRPLHRSDSRIIALPAYLGGPAPVMGLKWISSFPENVKRGMQRASSLCILNDLESGYPLALMEGSQISAVRTAAGAALASGLLNAGREVRTVGLVGCGTINQRVVHFLDQVHEELETVLLQDAFPERAEVFAAELAAEYPHLSFRAAALGQVLTADTVSIATTDSSYWLDLADHPQRPHGQVVLHLSLRDLSVGSVLGAVNVVDDADHAIREQTSLHKAEQQAGHRRFVTAEIGALLDGTAELPADARTVVFSPFGLGVLDLAVAEAVLNAAEKAGLGTEAEGFDPGTHKVTSNLTGSAA
- the sbnA gene encoding 2,3-diaminopropionate biosynthesis protein SbnA, translated to MTVLVPDGATVRARPHRPSDPDIVATIGGTPLVALDRLFPPARFQVYAKCERFNPGGSIKDRAAKSMVEQAIATGRIVPGVSTVVESSSGNLGIALAQLCNFHRLGLVIVVDPRTTPQNLAIMRAYGAKVEVVEHRDPATGEYLPARIARVRHLLDTLPDAWWPNQYANEDNARAHHGTMREIVEALPAAPDYLFLAAGTTGTLRGCAEYLHDQQLPTRVVAVDAVGSVIFGPPEPWESSHRRTIPGHGAAVVPALLRPGLADRVVKVTDSECIRGCRSLLAEESILAGGSSGAVIAAIGQSASWIEPGSTCVAVLPDGGDRYLDTIYDDQWVESYLRQYLPPTEQERETI